Sequence from the Halobaculum rubrum genome:
CGGCCGCCAGCTCCTTGTCGGGAAGCGATTCGAGGAGGTCGCCGTGGCCTTTCTCGATCCTCCGGAGGTAGTCGGTGCACACCTGATGACCCAGCCCGCGCGACCCGCAGTGGATCAACACGACGATCTGGTCTTCCTCGAGGCCGAACGAGTCGGCGACGGCCTCGTCGAACACGTCGGTCACGCGCTGGACCTCGAGGAAGTGGTTCCCCGAGCCGAGGCTCCCGAGCTGGTTCCGGCCGCGGTCTTTCGCCTTCTGAGAGACGAACTCGGGGCGCGCGTCCGGCCGTCGCCCCTCGTCCTCGCAGTGCGCGAGGTCGTCCTCGGTGGCGTACCCCTCCTCCAGTGCCCACTCCATCCCCCGTTCGAGCACCGCCTCGACGGTGTCGGCGTCGCCCTCGACGATCCCGCCGCCGCCGAGCCCCGAAGGGACGTTCGCGAAGAGGCTCTCGACGAGTTCCTCCTCGTTGCCCTGGATGTCCTCGTAGGTGAGGTTCGTTCGGATCATCCGAACGCCGCAGTTGGAGACGACGAACCCTTCAGCCGCGAACGCGTGTGCGTCGTGCGAGACCCCGATATCGTATACGGGCTTCTCTCCGAGTTGACGGATATCCGATATTTCGGTCAGCACGGCGCCGTCGTTTCTCACCGGGGTTTCTTCCTGAAACTCTTCGAAGTCGGGGAACTCAGCCGGCGGTCGTGGCCGCGTGCTCCGACCACTGTAGACACTTCGTTCGATGTACCGATCGTTCACGGGTTCGTCCGCGAACCGCCGTTTGATCTCCGCCGTCGCAGTACCGCCGTCGGCGAGCGCCTGCGCCTCCTCTGCGATCCGGGCGCGTTCCGTGATGACACGCTCTTTACGGCGGAGATACTCGGCTGCGAGCGCAGCACTCCGCCGCTTCTCCTGGTTGTACCGGTATCCGACGGTGGTCAGGAACTCGACAAGGTTCGACGCCTCGCTGGACACGCCGAATCGGAACCTGACCGTCTCGCCTCCGGTCGTCTCAGTTCGCTCCACGACCTCGAACTCGTTCGTTTCGATGCCGAGTTCGTTGAGGTGACGAATCAGGTCCTGCATGAACTGCTTCCCGGCCTCGCGCTTCTCGACCAGCCGGTTGTGTGAGACCGATGGCGCGTAGAAGTTCTTCGCGCTCACCGTATCCGGAGCGCTCATCTCGGCGCCGAAGAACGTGGACAGATAGAGCGCTACCTGCCAGTCGGCGAGACGATCGAGATACTGCGGCGCCGTGAAATCGGAGGCAGTCTTCCGTCCCTCCGGCGCGCCGAGACGCACCAGCAGCTGTTTTAACGCGTTCGCCCCCGACTTGATGCTGTACTCGGTCCGTTCGAATTCTGCACCGTCGATTTCGTGTTCGCGGTCACGCTCGTAGACCCGGGACGGCGTGAACCCGATCGACTCGATATCGTCGCGGATCGCCTCGAGATCCTCGGGCTCCCCGTAGAACCACGACTGTGTCCCGCTGAATGACCCGTCCCCCGTGTGGTAGCCGACCAGTTTGAGGAGCCGGGCGAACGCCTCGTCCGTCGACTGAAGGGGGAGGAGTTCACGTGACCGAAGTTCCTCGACGAGCTGAGGGTCCTCGTCCTCGAAATCGCTCTCGTCGAGCACGGTGAACTCCGCGGGAACCCCGTCCGGTATCCCCCGGAACGACCGCACGTACACTTCGTCTCCGGAGTCGAGCTCGTCCAGTTCGACCATTCCTTCGGGAGTCTCGAACGGATGTTCGGTCGTCGCCTCCACGGTATCGCCCCCGATGGTCTCGACCTGGTATACTGTTCGGTCATCGGTTTCGGTGAACAGCCGGATAGTAGACGATGGTGCGTCGTCGCCGGCCGGCACGATCGCACGTTCCTCCTCGAAGTCGGATTCCAGGCCGCGGATGGTTCGGCGCCGACCGAACTGGACCTCGACCTCGCTGTCACCCGAGAGGCAGTTGATGTCGTAGCCGACCGCTCCGGGGGAGATACACCCATCTCTCGCGTCTGTCGCGCCGACGCCGCCGACGGGGAAGCCGTATCCCTGGTGGCCGTCGGGCATGCACGCGGCGTAGGTCGTGATCCCCGGGAGGTGCGTCGCGTTGCGGAGCTGCTGGAGCGTCTTGTCGTCGCCGATCTGTTCGAGGAGCGGGTCGCTCGCGAGCACGCGTGCGGGAGCGTTCATCTCTCCCTCCTGCGGTATCTCCCAGACGAACTCCCGAACCTTGCGGAGTTCGATCCCGTCGTACTCGCGGGTCTCGGCTGTGTCTGTCATGTCCGTAGCTCCCGGCGGCGCACGGAATAGCGTTACTACCGCCCGGTGTCGCCTCGATTTCGTCCGGTCGGCCCCGAGGTCCCCGACGGCTCGGACGCGGCGGCGTGAACCGCGTCCGGGCCCATCTCGGGTGTGCCTCGTTCGTTCGTCGACCTGAAGACGGCCGTGTCTATGGAGAGCGGTCCGGCCCCGGTAACGAGCAACACCGACACCAGGCCGAACAGCGAGATGTGCGCGAGTACCGGGTCGTCCGCGAGTCCGAACAGCGTAGTCGTGAACACGACGAACGCCGCGCTCGAAGCGGCGCGCGTGAACAGTCCGAGGACGAGCAACAGGCCGAGGAACAGTTCGGTGAGGGCCGCGCCGAGCACCCACAGCTCCGGAGGCACGGGCAACAGCGTCGAGAGCCCGTACCGTTCGACGACCGCGAGCGCTTGCCCCGGCGCGAGCAGTTTCTCGGCGAGGGCGAGGTAGATGAAGACGATACCCATCCCGATCCGAACGATCGTCGGTACGTACCGACGGTACGGGTCCACGAACTCCCCGACCGGGACGGCAATGCTGCGGTGAAACGGATCGAACCGAGAGTACACGGTCTCTTTGTTCGCCGCCAGCCGCGCGATGACGTGGTCAGCGCTCGGTCGACCCCCGCCCACGAGCACGATCGCGAGAAGCCCGGCGACGTACTCGAACGCGAAGAACATCGAGGGGTGCAGCGGAAGCAAGATCAGATACGACGCCAGCGCGACCCCCGCGACGAGCCGCGTCGCGAGCCCGAACAACAGCGCGAACCCGACGGCGACGCCGAACAGGCGGACCGGAACCACGGTGTCGGCCGCCGTGACCAGCGGCGTGAACAGGTAGCCCGCGAAGCCGGCGCCGACCATCGGCAGTCCGAGACTGAGCCTGAGCAGCCACGGGAGCAGGTCCGTGTAGTCGACGAGCGCCCGCCGGATCGCGGCCACGTCGTCGCGGAGCGGTCGAACTCGGAGATACCCCGCCATCGTCGCGATCACGCCGACGCCCCCGGCGCCGAGCGCAAGCACGACGACGGGCTCGGACAGCGCCCCCGCCAGGAACGCGATCGGGTCGCCGTTCTCCGCGTCGGTTACGTACTCTACGTGTGCGGCGGCGACGCCCGACGCGCCGGCGACAAGCGCGACGAGCGTACCGACGTGCACGGCGAACGCGGTGGGGTGGTACCGAGAACGCGGTTCCATCGTGAGCAGTCCCGGGCGCTGCGATGGTAAATCCTGTGACGGCATCACACACCTTCCCGGCGGGGACCGGTTCTCAGACGTCGAAGACGACGTACGCACGCCACCCCTCGTCGGTCTCCGCGAGTTCCATCTCCGAGTACGTCACCGCCTTCACATCGCGTGCGGTGACATCCGTCAGGGGGACGCCACGCGCGGTGGCCTCAACCACCCACTCGTCCCCGTCGTGGCGGACGGTCGCTTGGTGGTCGGCCGGCAACACGCCGCGCACGTCCCGTTCGTAGATGCACTCGTCGAGGTAGTCGAACAGCGCCGCCTCCGGCGACTCGGATCTAACGTGCATCTCGAACCGGTCGTCGGTCGGCGGGATCGAATCACACATGGCCGCGGTCAGTCCCTCCGCCACGGCGGCGAACACGCCTCCCAGCGAGTCCGCGGTTGCCGCGACGGCCACGTCCGCGGTGTGCTCGCACAGTTCGAACCGGCCGCCGGCGTCGGCATCGCCGTTCGGCTCGACACCGGCTTCCTTATCTGTCCGCACTGGATCGTCGCTCACGGGTTCTCTATGCCGCGTTCGCGCCGCCGGCTGTTAAGCCCGATGAGCGAGCGCAGTCGCGACACGCCCCCCGCCACCCGGTGACGAGCGCGCTCCGTAACGCCCCGGGAACTGATCCGCTTGCCCGGTCGAGAGACCACCCGACAGCATCGGCCCAAACGGACGGGGGAAGTTCACAGGTGCTGCTTCGTCGAACGGTGTCGGTGAGCGCGCATCCGGCGGAGAGCCCCGTCGACGGTGGAGTTAAATGCGCTTCAGCAGTATGACCTTCTACGTGAGCGTCAACGTCGAGAAGCGCATGGATCCCCCGGGGGAGGCCACCCACGCCGAGGCCGCCTGGGCGCTGAAAGAGGAGATCAACGACCGCGAGGGCGTCCTCAAGCAGCGCCGCGGCTTCTTCATGAACGCCTACAAGCGTGCCGAGTGCCACCTGCTCGTCGAGGACGACGACCTCGTGGGCTTCGCCTCGGCGCGCCGCGACGGCTACATCCTGTTTCTGGCCGTCGCGCCGCGGGTCAGGGGGCGCGGCTACGGCGAACGGCTCGTCGCCGAGGTCGCCGAGGCGAACCGCTCCGTGTCGTGTCACGCGCGGACGACAAACGAGGCGGCGCTGGACTTCTACAAGCACATCGGCTTTCAGGTCGTCCGGCGCATCGAGAACTACTACGAGGACGGCGGCGACGCGTTCTATCTGAAGTTGGGCGACGACTCGTCGCTCACCGACCGGCTCTCGAACTTCCTCCGGTAGCGGTTTGTACCGCCGCCGCGTACCCGTTCGTGCGCGCCTTCAGTCCCCGCCCCAGTAGACCCGCCAGGGTGCGATGACGGTGCGGAGAACCCGGGCGCGCGACACACGGCCCGCCGCGAGCCGCGATCGCGGACGCCCGGCACGAGGGTTTACCGGCCGACGCGGCACACCGCCTCGGGATGACGCCGGCTCGTTAGTGTTCCGGGCGTACATCCTTTCGATAGTATCGGGCAGAGACCGAGCAGATGTGCAGTACCTTGCGACAGTCGTTCATTCGTAGAGAGAAAACGATAGGTTAGTCGAATGTGAACCTCCGATAATGACCGACTCGATTTGGTATCCGTCGGTCGAAGACGTCCTCGACATCCACGGGGACATTGTCTCGGAGTACCCGAACACCAGCCCAGGGATCAGGAATCGCGGAGATGCCGAATTCGCACTGGAGTACGTCAGCGAAGGGAGCTTCGGGTCGGTTCCAGAGACGGTTCACGAGAAGGCGTTTCATCTGCTTCGGCTCCTCGTCGCCAATCACCCATTCGTGGACGGAAACAAGCGCACCGCACTCAACACGACGACGGTGTTCTATCTGCTCAACGGTCATCAGTTCGAATACGACGACGAAATCAGAGAGATACTGACGAAGTTCGGCACCGACGAGAAGGCCGTCGACGAGGACGACGTGATCGAGTATCTCCGAACACACACGACAGAAGCCGATTTAAACGAAGTGGTCGAACACTGGCGAGGCGACCTCGTCGAGTATGGATTAGAACAATTGTCCGACGAGTCATCGGACCCGAACGATTAACGGGACTCGTAATCAAGATGTAGATATGGCGACGGAGGAGCAGACAGGTGAACGAACGCCACTCGACGACGTGATGGAAGATATTCGTCGAGAACTCGTGTTGCGAGTCGCCAAGGCCGACCGGGACGAACACCGCGAGATCTACGACGCTCTCGAAAACGAATAGCGGTTTCACATCGTCTGCTTCCGATTCGAGAAACGCGAGTTTCACTTTCGGCGTGTTTACTAGTAGTCTCTCGCCCGGTAGTGTTCCGGACGTACATTTTTGAACAGTTTCGATCGCGTGGGCCGAGTGTCGAACGGGCTTGAGAACTGTGCGACGTTAACGAGACGCGCCGCGTCTCGTTTGCACACCAGAAATCTTTGATTTCTGGGGACGCTGTATCCCTTCCCTACTCACTCGCCTCGCTCGCCCCTTGAGGAAGGGGCCTTAGTGCCTCGATTCAGGTAATTCACCACTGTGATCATGAGCTGAGCTTCAGACCCAACTGCTCACGCACTCATCTTCGCTGGGTTCATCATCCCTTCCTTGACGCCGAAGTGGATGAGCAGGAGATTGACCGGATAGGCCGCGATGAGCCCCATCGTGAGCGAGAACACCAGTGCCGTCCAGAACAGGACCTCGCCCATCCCAGCTTCGCCGGCGAGCCAGACATCCGTTCCGATGGCGACGACCTCCATGACCGTGATGCTGGCGGTCTCCGAATAGAAGGCGTCTTTGAGCGCCACTCCGAGCCCGACACCTTCCTGCATCAGCGGCCCAACCGTCAACAGATACCCGCCCAGGTACGCCAATGTGAAGGAGAGAAAAACCGTGCCGGTTGTTTTGAACGAAAGCAGACCGACTGCAATAGAGACGCCGAGGACTTCCCCGGTTCCACACCCTGAATAACAGTGGCTGACCGAGCGAAAGCCCCTCCGCCAGAGCGAGTCGTGGTCGATCTGCGTACGTCCCGACCACCAGTAGCCTGCGAGACCGATTGGCCCGGAGTACAGTACCGTGAGCCCCCAGACGAAGTTCATCAAACTTGGAAGGTCCGAGTTGTTCTTCCGGAGATCCCATATGAGTACCGAGAGTGAACACGCGACGAGTACCCCCCACGTTGTGAGGTAGATCGGATCTGTGAGGAGATTTTGTAAGGTCTGCTGAACTCCCATGACCCATCGAAGCTGCTATTCCTTTATCATGTTTTGGTGGATCTCGGGATCTGGAACCAGATATCACCCGTTTCAGGTCATATGGTTGTGACGCCTCAAGCATTTTCCACCGTGAGCGGAATACTGCTGGTATGAGCGGTAGTGATGAAAGTCGCCCGAGCGACACGATGCGGGAGCGCGTACCGGAGAACAGTCGGAAGTTCTGGCTACTGTTGAACGCGAACCGGTGGCTGGTCGCCGCCGGGATCTCGGGCGGCGTGTTCCTCGCGCTCGTCGTCATCGGGCACCTCCACCCGACCGGGACGGCGGCGCTGTTCGGCAAGGGGGATCCCCTGGAGACGCTGTTCCAGGGACTGCTGACGTCCATTATCACGGGCGTCACGCTCGTGCTCGCGCTCAGTCAGCTCGTCCTCTCTCAGGAACTGGGGCCGATCGGGGATCAGCGCGAACGCATGGAGGGCGCGATGGCGTTCCGGAAGGACGTCGAGGACGTCATCGAGGAGCCCGTGAGTCCCGCCCAGCCCTCCGCGTTCCTCCGGTCGCTCGTGAAACTCACGAAGCGACGCGCCGAAGCCGTCGCGGACGCCATCCGGGACATCGACGACGAGACGCTCACCGATCAGGTAGCCGCGTTCACGGAGAACGTGAAGGGGAACGCGGACGCCGTCGAGAACGGTCTCACGGACGCCCAGTTCGGGGAGTTCGACGTGGTGTTCTCCGCGCTGAACTACAACTACTCGTGGAAGTTGTACGCGGCGCGCCGCATCCGTGCGGAGAACGAGGCCGTGCTCACCGAGGACGCCCGCGCGGCGTTCGACGAACTCATCGACGCGTTCAAACTGTTCGGGCCGGCGCGCGAGCACTTCAAGACGCTGTACTTCCAGTGGGCGCTCATCGATCTTTCCCGGACGATGCTGTACGCGTCCGTACCTGCACTCCTCACGGCCGTCGCGGGCATCGTCTACCTCGAACCGTCGCTGTTCCCGGAGACAGTGTTCGGCGTGCGCCCGCTCGTCGTGGTGGTGAGCGCGGGCGTGGCGATCTCACTGCTGCCGTTCGCGTTCCTGTTGTCCTACATTCTTCGCATCGTCACCGTGACGAAGCGAACGCTCTCCATCGGACCGTTCATCCTCCGGGAAACTGACCGCTCACGCGACCTCGACTGGGGCGAAACCGAAGCGAAGAGCGGGGAGAGCGCAGGCGTTGGCGACGAGAGTACGTAACGCGGACGTCGGCCGTTCATTCGGTCCAGCGGACGTTCTCGTAGCCGAGGGTTCGGGACGCGTTCTCGAACTCGACCCCCGAGAGATAGTTCGGTACAGCCATCCGGGTATTACGTGTCACACGACGAGTTCAGCGCGTGCGGGGTACTTCTCCGGTATCGAACAACTAATGACGTTGTTTTCGCTTTCTGTGAGGCTACTAGTAGATGTTCGCCCGGTAGTGTTCCGGGCGACACTGTTCATGCGGATGCCCGTCGATATCAGTCGTCGCTCGAGACGTTGGAGGACTCGGGTGAGTCGGTGCGCTGCCCGCGGAGCCACTCCTCGACGTGATCCTGGCCACCGAACCCGAAGGCGAGCGCGACTGCAAGCCCGAGCGGGAACACGACTGTCAAGAGGAGCACGCCCAGCAGGAGCGAATCAACCCCGAGGACGTTCAACGCGATCACGGCCGTGAATACGTACACGACGGCCTCGCTGGCGCCGGCCGCGATCTGTGAGAACGGCGAACTCGCGATCGGCTCGGTCCCGACAGCTACCTCGTTCGCGTACGTGGCGACGATCGATCCCAAGACGACGACGGCGGCGGCACCAACCACGATGGGAACAAAGAACACCGCCTCCGCAAGCAGTCCCGCCACCGGCCTGAGCGAGAGCATGGACGCGACGAAATACGTCGTCACGAGATAGACGTAGTACTCCGCAGTGATCCCGGCGAGGCTCCCCAAGCTCCCGTGTTCCGCGCCGATCAGGCGCCCGAGGTGCGTCGAGGGGAACGACGCTCCCACGTCGGTTCGTTCCACGAGCGGCCCGACGATCCGCCGTGCCGCGATCCCGACGCTGAGGCCGATCGCGAGCAGCACTGCGGCGGCCACGACGTTGGGGACGTAGCCGACGACGACCCCCGAGAGCCGATCGAGTTGCTGGATATCGAGGACGCTCACCGCGACGACGACCGCGAGCACGTATACGAACGTCCGAACGAACCCCCCCAGTGCCGCCGACACCGCGTCCTCCTCGTCGTCGACGATCCGATCTGCCGGAGTCTCGGCGGCTCTGTCGTCGAAGCGGTGGCGCCACGACCACCGATACACGATGTCGTCGAGCCACTGACCGAGTCCGAACCCGACCCCGAGGATGAGCGCGGCCAGGAGTACCGTCGGCACCAGTCCGATCACGCTGCCGAGGAGCGTGTCAACGAGCCCCCCGAGCGCCGATTGGACGACGATCCCACCGGTCAATGACGGTGTGAGCTGGAGCATCAGTATATACCTGATATGCAAGTCATGAGAAACGATTATTAAAATGCCCGATGCGCTTCACAAACGATCCGTATCAAAACGTTGATGACGCCGATGGGGAGATACGTTTCCGACGGCCCGTACGGAGCCCGACCGTTCGGCCGACGGGTCCCGGTCGGCGGGTCTCGACAGGTTCGCTGCGGTACTCTATCCGAGGACTCGACCCGTGGCTGCCCGGACGATCTGGCTCTCAACGGGTATCCCGTCCGAGGAAGCGGGGATCCCGGACGGTCCTACAACTCTGCCACGTCCTCGATCGCGTCCGTCAGCTCCTTGATCGACTCCACGTCGTGCTCACCCATGTGGCCGATACGGAACGTCTCCTCGCCGAGCTGTGAGCCGTAGCCGTTCGAGAAGGCCATGTCGTACTCCTCGCTGACCGCCTCGATCGTCGCCGCCACGTCGATACCCCGCGTGTTCTCGATGCACGCGACTGTCCGCGACTCGTACCCCTCCTCGGGGAACATGTCGAAGTGTTCGTCGGCCCAGTCGCGGGTGTACTCGGCCATCTCGCGGTGACGGGCGTCGCGCCCCTCGTGGCCCTCCTCGAGCATGTACTTCATCTGCTTGCGGTACGCGAGCATGATCGGGATCGCGGGCGTCGAGTGGGTCTGCCCCTTGCGGTCGTAGTAGTCGAGCGCGCGCTGGAAGCCGCCGTACCACGAGGCGGAGTCCGTCTCCAGTTCCCGCTCGTAGGCCTCGTCGCTGACGACACACACCGCAAGCCCCGGCGGCATGGCGAACGCCTTCTGTGTCGACGCGAAGATCACGTCGATTCCGTGGGCGTCGATGTCGACGTAGTCGCCCCCGAGCGCCGAGACGGCGTCGACGACGAAGTACGTGTCCGGATACTCGTCGATCACGTCGCCGATCTCCTCGATCGGGTTGCGGACGCCGGTCGAACTCTCGTTCATCACGGTTGCGACTACGTCGTAGTGTGTGTCGCTCGCCTCGAGGTGCTCGCGGATGTCCTCGGGCTTGATCGCCTCTCCCCACTCGTACTCCAGCCGGTCCACGTTCTTGCCGAGCCGCTCGGCGACGTCGGCGTGACGTTCGCTGAAGCTCCCGCACGTCGGGACGAGGATGTTCTCGTCGACGAGGTTCAACGTCGAGGCCTCCCAGAACTCGGTTCCGGAGGCGGTGAGGATCATCACCTCGTTGTCGGTGCCGAGGAACTCCTTGGTGTCCTCGACGATGGTCGTGTAGAGGTCCGTCATCCGGTCCATCCGGTGGCCGAACATCGGTTGGGCCATCGCCTCGATCACGTCCTCGCGGACCTCGGTGGGGCCGGGGATATACAGGGTCTTCTCGGGGTAGTCGTCCGTGTACTCACGTTTCTCGGTCACCAAATCACCTACTACCCGTGCCTCCGGGGCCGGGCGGCAAGGTGTTTGTGATTCCCCCACCGACGGCGCGGGGCGACGGGAGACGGAGAGCCCCGTCGATCAGTGGGTTCGGGGACGGATCGGGCGAGCGAATGGCAAGAATCACGCCGACCGCTGCCGTCGGTCCGCACATGACCGACAACGGCGACGCCGACGAGCGCACGTTCCGCATCGAGACGGCCGCGATCCACGCGGGGCAAGAGCCCGACCCCGAGACGGGCGCGCTGATGACGCCAATCCACGCCAACTCGACGTACGAGCAGGACGGCCCCGGCGACCATCGCGGCTACGAGTACAGCCGCACCGGCAACCCCACCCGAACCGATCTGGAGGCCAACCTCGCGGCGATGGAGGGCGGCGAGTTCGGCCGCGCGTTCTCCTCGGGAATGGGGTCGATCAACACGGTGTGCAACCTCCTGTCGGCGGGCGACCACGTCGTCACCGGCGACGACGTGTACGGCGGCACCCACCGGATCTTCACGCAGGTGTACGAGGAGTACGACCTGGAGTTCGACTTCGTCGACACCACCGACCACGACGCCGTCCGCGACGCGATGCGCGAGGAGACG
This genomic interval carries:
- a CDS encoding RtcB family protein, with the translated sequence MTDTAETREYDGIELRKVREFVWEIPQEGEMNAPARVLASDPLLEQIGDDKTLQQLRNATHLPGITTYAACMPDGHQGYGFPVGGVGATDARDGCISPGAVGYDINCLSGDSEVEVQFGRRRTIRGLESDFEEERAIVPAGDDAPSSTIRLFTETDDRTVYQVETIGGDTVEATTEHPFETPEGMVELDELDSGDEVYVRSFRGIPDGVPAEFTVLDESDFEDEDPQLVEELRSRELLPLQSTDEAFARLLKLVGYHTGDGSFSGTQSWFYGEPEDLEAIRDDIESIGFTPSRVYERDREHEIDGAEFERTEYSIKSGANALKQLLVRLGAPEGRKTASDFTAPQYLDRLADWQVALYLSTFFGAEMSAPDTVSAKNFYAPSVSHNRLVEKREAGKQFMQDLIRHLNELGIETNEFEVVERTETTGGETVRFRFGVSSEASNLVEFLTTVGYRYNQEKRRSAALAAEYLRRKERVITERARIAEEAQALADGGTATAEIKRRFADEPVNDRYIERSVYSGRSTRPRPPAEFPDFEEFQEETPVRNDGAVLTEISDIRQLGEKPVYDIGVSHDAHAFAAEGFVVSNCGVRMIRTNLTYEDIQGNEEELVESLFANVPSGLGGGGIVEGDADTVEAVLERGMEWALEEGYATEDDLAHCEDEGRRPDARPEFVSQKAKDRGRNQLGSLGSGNHFLEVQRVTDVFDEAVADSFGLEEDQIVVLIHCGSRGLGHQVCTDYLRRIEKGHGDLLESLPDKELAAAPAGSELADEYYGAMCAAINFAWVNRQLITHRTRRVFERVFRADAEELGMELLYDVAHNIAKKEVHDVGVDDDGTAVPTGDAIAHEERELYVHRKGATRAFPAGHEEVPAAYRDVGQPVIIPGSMGAGSYVLVGGDESLAQTFGSTAHGAGRVMSRTAAKQEYWGETVQDELRDQDHIYVKAQSGATVAEEAPGVYKDVDEVVRVSDALGIGDKVARTFPVCNIKG
- a CDS encoding archease — protein: MRTDKEAGVEPNGDADAGGRFELCEHTADVAVAATADSLGGVFAAVAEGLTAAMCDSIPPTDDRFEMHVRSESPEAALFDYLDECIYERDVRGVLPADHQATVRHDGDEWVVEATARGVPLTDVTARDVKAVTYSEMELAETDEGWRAYVVFDV
- a CDS encoding GNAT family N-acetyltransferase; its protein translation is MSVNVEKRMDPPGEATHAEAAWALKEEINDREGVLKQRRGFFMNAYKRAECHLLVEDDDLVGFASARRDGYILFLAVAPRVRGRGYGERLVAEVAEANRSVSCHARTTNEAALDFYKHIGFQVVRRIENYYEDGGDAFYLKLGDDSSLTDRLSNFLR
- a CDS encoding pyridoxal-phosphate-dependent aminotransferase family protein; its protein translation is MTEKREYTDDYPEKTLYIPGPTEVREDVIEAMAQPMFGHRMDRMTDLYTTIVEDTKEFLGTDNEVMILTASGTEFWEASTLNLVDENILVPTCGSFSERHADVAERLGKNVDRLEYEWGEAIKPEDIREHLEASDTHYDVVATVMNESSTGVRNPIEEIGDVIDEYPDTYFVVDAVSALGGDYVDIDAHGIDVIFASTQKAFAMPPGLAVCVVSDEAYERELETDSASWYGGFQRALDYYDRKGQTHSTPAIPIMLAYRKQMKYMLEEGHEGRDARHREMAEYTRDWADEHFDMFPEEGYESRTVACIENTRGIDVAATIEAVSEEYDMAFSNGYGSQLGEETFRIGHMGEHDVESIKELTDAIEDVAEL
- a CDS encoding DoxX family membrane protein, with the translated sequence MEPRSRYHPTAFAVHVGTLVALVAGASGVAAAHVEYVTDAENGDPIAFLAGALSEPVVVLALGAGGVGVIATMAGYLRVRPLRDDVAAIRRALVDYTDLLPWLLRLSLGLPMVGAGFAGYLFTPLVTAADTVVPVRLFGVAVGFALLFGLATRLVAGVALASYLILLPLHPSMFFAFEYVAGLLAIVLVGGGRPSADHVIARLAANKETVYSRFDPFHRSIAVPVGEFVDPYRRYVPTIVRIGMGIVFIYLALAEKLLAPGQALAVVERYGLSTLLPVPPELWVLGAALTELFLGLLLVLGLFTRAASSAAFVVFTTTLFGLADDPVLAHISLFGLVSVLLVTGAGPLSIDTAVFRSTNERGTPEMGPDAVHAAASEPSGTSGPTGRNRGDTGR
- a CDS encoding DUF4396 domain-containing protein — protein: MGVQQTLQNLLTDPIYLTTWGVLVACSLSVLIWDLRKNNSDLPSLMNFVWGLTVLYSGPIGLAGYWWSGRTQIDHDSLWRRGFRSVSHCYSGCGTGEVLGVSIAVGLLSFKTTGTVFLSFTLAYLGGYLLTVGPLMQEGVGLGVALKDAFYSETASITVMEVVAIGTDVWLAGEAGMGEVLFWTALVFSLTMGLIAAYPVNLLLIHFGVKEGMMNPAKMSA
- a CDS encoding type II toxin-antitoxin system death-on-curing family toxin, with product MTDSIWYPSVEDVLDIHGDIVSEYPNTSPGIRNRGDAEFALEYVSEGSFGSVPETVHEKAFHLLRLLVANHPFVDGNKRTALNTTTVFYLLNGHQFEYDDEIREILTKFGTDEKAVDEDDVIEYLRTHTTEADLNEVVEHWRGDLVEYGLEQLSDESSDPND
- a CDS encoding mechanosensitive ion channel family protein, whose product is MLQLTPSLTGGIVVQSALGGLVDTLLGSVIGLVPTVLLAALILGVGFGLGQWLDDIVYRWSWRHRFDDRAAETPADRIVDDEEDAVSAALGGFVRTFVYVLAVVVAVSVLDIQQLDRLSGVVVGYVPNVVAAAVLLAIGLSVGIAARRIVGPLVERTDVGASFPSTHLGRLIGAEHGSLGSLAGITAEYYVYLVTTYFVASMLSLRPVAGLLAEAVFFVPIVVGAAAVVVLGSIVATYANEVAVGTEPIASSPFSQIAAGASEAVVYVFTAVIALNVLGVDSLLLGVLLLTVVFPLGLAVALAFGFGGQDHVEEWLRGQRTDSPESSNVSSDD